One genomic window of bacterium includes the following:
- the nth gene encoding endonuclease III, translating into MTCRAPSAAPPRETAAARVRRAREIAARLAARYPRAKIPLHHRNRLELLIATILSAQSTDAQVNRVTPALFRRYRTAADYAGARRSELEAMIHSTGFFHAKARAIQTCARALLERRGGEVPRTMEELVALPGVGRKTANVVLGASGVPGVVVDTHVRRLSRRLALTAHDDPDKIEPDVGALIPPEEWSAFSLRLIFFGREICTAIRPKCPACPLRDLCPSARYLGAPPWMARPVRGARRARGRRPAVNHHEKRSGRTPAAIARRASR; encoded by the coding sequence GTGACGTGCCGAGCCCCTTCCGCAGCCCCCCCGAGAGAAACCGCCGCCGCGCGTGTCCGGCGCGCGCGGGAGATCGCGGCGCGCCTCGCCGCGCGGTACCCGCGCGCGAAGATTCCGCTCCACCACCGCAACCGGCTCGAGCTGTTGATCGCCACCATTCTCTCCGCCCAGTCGACCGACGCGCAGGTGAACCGCGTGACCCCGGCGCTGTTCCGGCGCTACCGGACCGCCGCCGACTATGCCGGCGCGCGTCGGAGCGAACTCGAAGCGATGATCCACAGCACCGGCTTTTTTCACGCCAAGGCGCGGGCGATCCAGACGTGCGCGCGCGCGCTGCTCGAGCGGCGCGGCGGCGAGGTGCCGCGAACGATGGAGGAGCTCGTCGCGCTGCCGGGCGTCGGCCGCAAGACCGCCAACGTCGTCCTCGGCGCGTCCGGGGTCCCGGGCGTTGTGGTGGACACCCACGTGCGGCGGCTCTCCCGGCGGCTTGCGCTGACGGCCCACGATGACCCTGACAAGATCGAGCCGGACGTCGGCGCCTTGATCCCGCCCGAGGAGTGGAGCGCCTTTTCCCTGCGGCTCATCTTCTTCGGCCGCGAGATCTGCACGGCGATCCGGCCGAAGTGCCCGGCCTGTCCGCTGCGCGACCTGTGTCCGTCGGCCCGCTACCTCGGCGCGCCCCCCTGGATGGCCCGCCCCGTCCGCGGGGCGCGCCGCGCCCGCGGGCGGCGCCCCGCCGTGAATCATCACGAGAAGCGGTCGGGGCGAACGCCGGCCGCGATCGCGCGGAGGGCATCCCGATGA
- a CDS encoding enoyl-ACP reductase: MSGLLADRTALVMGVANRWSIAWAVARAFAREGARLVFTFQGGRQEDDVRALAGTLDGARVLPCDVTQDGALAALAQTLAADGVGLDAVVHAVAFANREDLGGAFVDTSRAGFGTALDVSAYSFVAVAHHLLPVLRPGAGLITLTYIGSTRVMPNYNVMGVAKAALEASVRYLAADLGPRGFRVNAVSAGPIKTASARAIQGFSRILDVMKERAPLRRNTDPDEVADAAVFLASPLARGITGEVLFVDCGYHATGL, from the coding sequence ATGAGCGGACTGCTCGCGGATCGGACGGCGCTGGTGATGGGCGTCGCCAACCGGTGGAGCATCGCCTGGGCGGTCGCGCGGGCGTTCGCCCGTGAAGGCGCCCGGCTCGTCTTCACGTTCCAGGGCGGGCGGCAGGAGGACGACGTCCGGGCGCTCGCCGGGACGTTGGACGGTGCGCGCGTCCTGCCGTGCGACGTGACCCAGGACGGGGCGCTCGCGGCGCTCGCGCAGACGCTCGCTGCGGACGGCGTCGGGCTCGACGCCGTGGTGCACGCCGTCGCGTTTGCCAACCGCGAGGACCTCGGGGGCGCGTTCGTGGACACGTCGCGGGCCGGATTCGGCACGGCCCTGGACGTCAGCGCGTATTCGTTCGTCGCCGTCGCGCACCATCTACTGCCGGTGCTGCGGCCCGGCGCCGGACTGATTACGCTCACCTACATCGGCTCGACGCGTGTGATGCCAAACTACAACGTCATGGGCGTCGCCAAGGCGGCGCTCGAGGCGAGCGTGCGCTACCTCGCGGCCGACCTCGGCCCGCGCGGCTTTCGCGTCAACGCCGTCTCCGCGGGTCCGATCAAGACCGCATCGGCGCGCGCCATCCAGGGGTTCAGCCGGATCCTCGACGTGATGAAGGAGCGCGCCCCGCTCCGCCGCAACACCGACCCCGACGAGGTCGCCGACGCCGCCGTGTTCCTGGCGAGTCCGCTCGCGCGCGGCATCACGGGCGAGGTGCTGTTCGTGGACTGCGGATACCACGCGACGGGGCTGTAA
- a CDS encoding A/G-specific adenine glycosylase: MKAVEAGASARRAFSRRLLAWYRRHGRDLPWRRTRDPYRVLVSEVMLQQTQVSRVIPKYREWLRRYPSLEALAAAPAGEVREAWYPLGYNIRPRRLQTIARIVVRRHGGRLPGTRDGLLSLAGIGAYTAGAVLSFAFGRDAAVLDTNVRRVLRRVWVGDHRRVGDRALWDLAERLLPRGRAYDFNQALMDLGATVCTARRPRCDACPLAGMCASYPLTAPSRGIRSPRTAPRP; this comes from the coding sequence GTGAAGGCGGTCGAGGCCGGCGCATCCGCGCGCCGGGCATTCAGCCGGCGGCTGCTCGCATGGTACCGGCGTCACGGCCGCGATCTCCCCTGGCGGCGGACGCGGGATCCCTACCGGGTCCTCGTCTCCGAGGTGATGTTGCAGCAAACCCAGGTGTCGCGGGTAATTCCGAAGTACCGCGAATGGCTGCGCCGCTATCCATCGCTGGAGGCACTGGCCGCGGCGCCGGCGGGCGAGGTGCGGGAGGCCTGGTATCCGCTCGGCTACAACATCCGGCCGCGGCGGCTGCAGACGATCGCGCGCATCGTCGTGCGCCGGCACGGCGGCCGGCTGCCCGGGACGCGGGACGGGCTGCTGTCGCTTGCGGGTATCGGGGCCTACACGGCGGGCGCGGTCTTGAGTTTCGCCTTCGGCCGGGATGCGGCGGTTCTCGACACCAACGTGCGGCGCGTCCTGCGCCGGGTGTGGGTGGGGGACCACCGGCGCGTTGGCGACCGGGCGCTCTGGGATCTCGCGGAGCGGCTGCTGCCTCGAGGACGGGCGTACGACTTCAATCAGGCATTGATGGATCTCGGCGCCACCGTCTGCACCGCGCGCCGGCCCCGATGCGATGCCTGTCCGCTGGCCGGGATGTGCGCGTCCTACCCGCTTACAGCCCCGTCGCGTGGTATCCGCAGTCCACGAACAGCACCTCGCCCGTGA